A genomic segment from [Flavobacterium] thermophilum encodes:
- a CDS encoding Predicted nucleotidyltransferases produces MDEKPLYGLERTVFRQLLHLFSRYADVIEKVILFGSRARGDYKEGSDIDLAIQFRKPGGPLYLLQSDLDELPIIYPIDVVDYNQIHNEQLKMNIDQEGKTIFQTNEHGKVMVTMSRLMDRFYDFERALSKLRQSAARDAQTDDLVVDATIQRFEFTYELAWKWMKLYLEHQGYAEVTSPRKTIREAFREGLIQDGETWLRMLEDRNRTSHTYDEETAMDIYERIRTHYIPLFDRLLDEMKQRLDSVT; encoded by the coding sequence ATGGACGAGAAACCGCTCTATGGATTGGAACGAACGGTATTTCGCCAACTGCTCCATCTATTTTCCCGTTATGCTGATGTCATTGAAAAAGTCATTTTGTTCGGCTCAAGAGCACGAGGCGATTACAAGGAAGGATCGGATATCGATTTGGCGATCCAATTTCGAAAACCGGGAGGCCCGCTGTACCTCCTGCAATCGGACTTGGATGAACTTCCGATCATTTATCCGATCGATGTTGTTGATTACAATCAAATTCACAACGAACAGCTAAAAATGAATATTGACCAAGAAGGAAAGACGATTTTTCAAACGAACGAGCACGGGAAGGTGATGGTCACCATGAGCCGGCTGATGGATCGATTTTACGATTTCGAACGGGCGCTCTCCAAACTCCGGCAAAGTGCCGCAAGAGACGCTCAAACGGATGACCTTGTTGTTGATGCGACCATTCAACGCTTTGAATTCACGTACGAACTAGCATGGAAATGGATGAAACTTTATTTGGAGCATCAGGGATACGCTGAAGTGACGAGTCCGAGGAAAACGATTCGCGAGGCGTTTCGGGAAGGGTTGATTCAAGACGGAGAGACATGGCTTCGCATGCTCGAAGACCGCAACCGGACGTCCCATACGTATGACGAAGAAACGGCGATGGACATTTACGAACGCATCCGTACACACTATATCCCGCTGTTTGACCGTTTGCTTGACGAAATGAAACAACGGCTTGACTCAGTGACATGA
- a CDS encoding Putative TrmH family tRNA/rRNA methyltransferase, which produces MKRIESPKNARVKQWKKLLTKKGRDETGLFLLEGFHLVEEAVKSRAPLVELMVDERTAIPPGWDVSVPVVIVTEAVMKAISSTETPQGIAAVCRQLPAELEGVKTALLIDAVQDPGNLGTMIRTADAAGIDAVILGEGCADVYNPKVVRATQGSLFHLPVVKGDLAQWIARFKEQGIPVYGTALENAVDYRTVPQSSSFALLVGNEGSGVRREWLEMTTETIYIPIYGRAESLNVAVAAGILLYSLQAVR; this is translated from the coding sequence GTGAAGCGGATCGAATCGCCGAAAAATGCGCGCGTCAAACAATGGAAAAAGCTGCTGACCAAAAAAGGGCGCGATGAGACCGGATTGTTTTTGCTTGAAGGGTTTCATCTTGTCGAAGAGGCTGTAAAAAGCCGAGCGCCGCTTGTTGAGCTGATGGTGGACGAGCGGACAGCCATCCCGCCCGGCTGGGACGTCAGCGTCCCGGTTGTGATCGTGACCGAAGCGGTGATGAAGGCGATCAGCAGCACGGAGACGCCGCAAGGCATCGCCGCGGTGTGCCGACAGCTGCCGGCCGAGCTTGAAGGCGTGAAGACCGCCTTGCTCATTGACGCCGTGCAAGACCCGGGCAATCTCGGGACGATGATTCGCACCGCCGATGCCGCCGGGATCGATGCTGTCATCCTTGGCGAAGGGTGCGCCGATGTGTACAATCCGAAAGTCGTGCGGGCGACGCAAGGGTCGCTGTTTCATCTTCCGGTTGTCAAAGGCGATTTGGCGCAATGGATCGCGCGTTTCAAGGAGCAGGGCATTCCGGTGTACGGAACGGCCTTGGAGAATGCCGTCGATTACCGCACCGTTCCACAATCGTCTTCCTTCGCCTTGCTCGTCGGCAATGAAGGAAGCGGCGTCCGGCGCGAATGGCTCGAGATGACGACGGAAACCATCTACATCCCGATTTACGGCCGCGCCGAGTCGCTGAACGTCGCCGTCGCGGCCGGAATTTTGCTTTATTCCTTGCAGGCGGTGCGGTAA
- the sspI gene encoding Small, acid-soluble spore protein I, which yields MDLNLRKAIMHNVANNSKEQLENTIEDAIQRGEEKYLPGLGVLFEAIWTHANEQQKDMMLTTLEQAVKQ from the coding sequence ATGGATTTGAACTTGCGGAAAGCCATTATGCACAACGTCGCCAACAACTCGAAAGAACAGCTCGAGAATACAATCGAGGACGCGATCCAGCGTGGCGAGGAAAAATATTTGCCCGGCCTCGGCGTCCTCTTTGAAGCCATTTGGACGCACGCCAATGAACAGCAAAAAGACATGATGCTCACCACGCTCGAGCAGGCGGTTAAACAATGA
- the ysdC_1 gene encoding Putative aminopeptidase ysdC, whose product MVKLDETLTMLKALTDAKGVPGNEREARDVMKTYIAPYADEVTTDGLGSLIAKKEGKSGGPKVMIAGHLDEVGFMVTQIDDKGFIRFQTLGGWWSQVMLAQRVTIVTKKGDITGVIGSKPPHILPPEARKKPVDIKDMFIDIGATSREEAMEWGVRPGDMIVPYFEFTVLNNEKMLLAKAWDNRIGCAVAIDVLKQLKGVDHPNTVYGVGTVQEEVGLRGARTAAQFIQPDIAFAVDVGIAGDTPDVSEKEAMGKLGAGPHIVLYDATMVSHRGLREFVIEVAEEMNIPYHFDAMPGGGTDAGAIHLTGIGVPSLTIAIPTRYIHSHAAILHRDDYENTVKLLVEVIKRLDADKVKQLTFDE is encoded by the coding sequence ATGGTGAAGTTGGACGAAACGTTGACGATGCTGAAAGCGTTGACCGATGCGAAAGGCGTCCCGGGCAATGAGCGGGAAGCGCGCGATGTGATGAAGACATACATAGCTCCGTATGCGGATGAAGTGACAACGGATGGCCTCGGCAGCTTGATCGCCAAAAAAGAAGGGAAATCAGGCGGGCCGAAAGTGATGATCGCCGGCCATTTGGATGAAGTCGGCTTTATGGTGACGCAAATCGACGACAAAGGATTCATCCGCTTCCAAACGCTTGGCGGATGGTGGAGCCAAGTAATGCTCGCCCAGCGCGTGACGATCGTGACGAAAAAAGGCGACATCACCGGCGTCATCGGTTCGAAGCCGCCGCACATTTTGCCGCCGGAGGCGCGCAAAAAACCGGTCGACATCAAAGACATGTTCATCGACATCGGCGCGACAAGCCGCGAGGAAGCGATGGAGTGGGGCGTCCGCCCGGGCGATATGATCGTGCCGTATTTTGAATTTACGGTATTGAACAATGAAAAAATGCTGCTCGCGAAAGCATGGGACAACCGGATCGGCTGTGCGGTCGCCATCGATGTGCTCAAGCAGTTAAAAGGCGTCGACCACCCGAACACCGTATACGGCGTCGGCACGGTGCAAGAGGAAGTCGGCTTGCGCGGTGCGCGCACAGCGGCCCAGTTCATTCAGCCGGATATCGCGTTTGCTGTTGATGTCGGCATTGCCGGCGATACACCGGACGTGTCGGAAAAAGAAGCGATGGGCAAACTCGGCGCCGGCCCGCACATCGTCCTGTACGACGCGACGATGGTGTCGCACCGCGGCTTGCGCGAATTCGTCATCGAAGTGGCGGAAGAGATGAACATTCCGTACCATTTTGATGCCATGCCGGGCGGCGGTACGGATGCGGGAGCAATTCACTTAACCGGTATCGGCGTTCCGTCGCTCACGATCGCCATTCCGACGCGCTACATCCACTCGCACGCCGCCATTTTGCATCGCGACGATTATGAAAACACGGTCAAGCTGCTTGTCGAAGTAATCAAACGGCTTGACGCCGACAAAGTGAAACAACTGACGTTTGACGAATAA
- a CDS encoding murein lipoprotein: protein MDGELRALLNAVLERLDVQGAYIEQMRMDIVKLQGSVKQLEDKVDRLQSDVDAMKKDMDAMKKDMDAMKKDMLGVKKDVAALKEGQVRQEKIMERLAIRSIEQEAEIDELRKEISA from the coding sequence ATGGATGGCGAACTGCGGGCGTTATTGAACGCTGTGCTCGAGCGTCTTGATGTTCAAGGGGCCTACATCGAACAAATGCGCATGGATATCGTCAAGCTGCAAGGAAGCGTGAAACAACTCGAAGACAAGGTCGATCGCCTTCAAAGTGATGTGGACGCCATGAAAAAAGACATGGACGCCATGAAAAAAGACATGGATGCCATGAAAAAGGACATGTTGGGGGTCAAAAAAGATGTCGCCGCGCTCAAGGAAGGGCAAGTGCGGCAGGAAAAAATTATGGAGCGCCTTGCCATCCGCTCGATTGAACAGGAAGCGGAAATCGATGAGCTGCGCAAAGAAATTTCGGCCTGA
- the pheS gene encoding Phenylalanine--tRNA ligase alpha subunit — protein sequence MKERLYELKQEAFRRIDEAKDVKALNDVRVAYLGKKGPITEVLRGMGALPPEERPKLGALANEVRAAIQQALEAKQAKLEQEEVERKLAAEAIDVTLPGRPVSLGNPHPLTRVIEEIEDLFIGMGYTVAEGPEVETDYYNFEALNLPKGHPARDMQDSFYITEEILLRTHTSPMQARTMEKHRGRGPVKIICPGKVYRRDTDDATHSHQFTQIEGLVVDRNIRMSDLKGTLREFARKLFGEGRDIRFRPSFFPFTEPSVEVDVSCFRCEGRGCGVCKGTGWIEILGAGMVHPNVLEMAGFDSKTYTGFAFGMGPERIAMLKYGIDDIRHFYQNDLRFLRQFLRV from the coding sequence GTGAAAGAACGGCTGTACGAGCTGAAGCAAGAAGCGTTTCGCCGAATCGATGAGGCGAAAGACGTCAAAGCACTGAATGACGTGCGCGTCGCTTACTTGGGCAAAAAAGGGCCGATCACCGAAGTGCTGCGCGGCATGGGGGCATTGCCGCCGGAAGAGCGCCCGAAACTCGGCGCGCTGGCCAATGAAGTGAGAGCGGCGATTCAGCAGGCGCTCGAGGCGAAACAAGCGAAACTGGAACAGGAGGAAGTCGAGCGGAAGCTGGCCGCCGAAGCGATCGATGTGACGCTGCCGGGACGACCTGTGAGTCTTGGCAATCCCCATCCGCTGACGCGCGTCATTGAAGAAATTGAAGATTTGTTTATCGGCATGGGCTATACGGTCGCCGAAGGGCCGGAAGTCGAGACCGACTATTACAACTTTGAGGCGCTCAATTTGCCAAAAGGCCACCCGGCCCGCGATATGCAAGATTCGTTTTACATCACGGAGGAGATTTTGCTTCGCACCCACACATCGCCGATGCAGGCGCGGACGATGGAAAAACACCGCGGGCGCGGCCCGGTGAAAATCATTTGTCCGGGCAAAGTGTACCGCCGCGATACGGACGATGCGACGCATTCGCACCAGTTTACGCAAATTGAAGGATTGGTTGTGGACCGGAACATCCGGATGAGCGATTTGAAAGGGACGCTGCGCGAATTTGCCCGCAAGCTGTTCGGGGAAGGGCGCGACATCCGCTTCCGGCCGAGCTTTTTCCCGTTCACCGAGCCGTCGGTCGAAGTCGATGTGTCCTGCTTCCGCTGCGAAGGGCGGGGCTGCGGCGTCTGCAAAGGCACCGGCTGGATCGAAATTTTAGGAGCCGGCATGGTGCATCCGAACGTGCTTGAGATGGCCGGCTTTGATTCGAAAACGTACACCGGCTTTGCGTTCGGCATGGGGCCGGAGCGGATCGCGATGCTGAAGTACGGCATTGACGACATCCGTCATTTCTATCAAAACGATCTACGTTTCTTGCGGCAATTTTTGCGTGTGTAA
- a CDS encoding putative molybdopterin biosynthesis protein MoeA/LysR substrate binding-domain-containing protein translates to MTEPQSYTIEEIASLLKVSKLTVYDLVKKGKLPAFRVGRQMRITADDLRRYIAGQKGEASTVSPAVSRPVEAAVRPIIISGQDAALDLLGVHLEKNGPYQSLRTYTSSLNGLIALYKGQCDIVSVHLFDGQTGEYNRPYVEKLLTGHAYIMVNVMRRPIGFYVSKGNPRSIQTWRDLGRSDVVIVNREKGAGARVLLDEQLRLHGLSPSAIRGYEREETSHLSVASAVASGLADVGIGTEKVARMAGVEFIPLMNEQYDVVMLRTPENESLIASVLDVLRSDSFRAELEALGGYDVSQTGRIIAERG, encoded by the coding sequence ATGACGGAGCCGCAGTCATACACGATTGAAGAAATCGCTTCCTTATTAAAAGTGTCCAAACTAACGGTGTACGATTTAGTGAAAAAAGGGAAGCTGCCCGCCTTTCGCGTCGGGCGGCAAATGCGGATCACCGCGGATGATCTTCGCCGGTACATCGCCGGGCAAAAAGGGGAGGCAAGCACCGTTTCCCCCGCCGTTTCACGGCCGGTCGAAGCCGCCGTTCGCCCCATTATCATCAGCGGCCAAGATGCGGCGCTCGATTTGCTTGGCGTCCATCTGGAAAAAAACGGCCCTTATCAATCGCTCCGCACCTACACGAGCAGCCTCAATGGGCTGATCGCCCTGTATAAAGGGCAATGCGACATCGTCAGCGTGCATTTGTTTGACGGGCAAACGGGTGAGTACAACCGTCCGTATGTGGAAAAGCTGTTGACAGGCCATGCGTACATCATGGTGAACGTCATGCGCCGGCCGATTGGATTTTATGTGTCAAAAGGCAATCCTCGCAGCATTCAAACGTGGCGCGATTTAGGAAGGAGCGACGTCGTGATCGTCAATCGGGAGAAAGGGGCCGGGGCGCGCGTCCTGTTAGATGAACAGCTGCGCCTGCATGGATTGTCGCCGTCCGCCATTCGCGGCTATGAACGCGAGGAAACAAGCCATTTGAGCGTCGCCTCCGCGGTGGCGTCAGGTCTCGCCGATGTCGGCATCGGCACGGAAAAGGTGGCGCGAATGGCCGGCGTCGAGTTCATTCCGCTAATGAACGAACAGTATGATGTCGTCATGCTGCGGACGCCGGAGAATGAATCGCTCATCGCTTCCGTGCTCGACGTGCTCCGCTCCGATTCGTTCCGCGCCGAACTCGAAGCGCTCGGCGGGTACGATGTGTCGCAAACCGGGCGCATTATAGCTGAACGCGGCTGA
- the msrA gene encoding Peptide methionine sulfoxide reductase MsrA, which yields MEKATFAGGCFWCMVTPFEELDGIYGIVSGYTGGHVENPTYEQVKTGTTGHYEAVQITFDPDVFPYERLLELYWCQIDPTDDGGQFHDRGPQYRTAIFYHNEKQRQLAEQSKRALEESGRFSKPIVTKILPATTFYPAEEYHQNYHKKNPEHYKQDRAASGRDEFIAKHWGTKR from the coding sequence ATGGAAAAAGCGACATTCGCCGGCGGCTGCTTTTGGTGCATGGTGACGCCGTTTGAGGAGCTTGACGGCATTTACGGCATCGTCTCCGGCTATACGGGCGGGCATGTCGAAAACCCAACATACGAGCAAGTGAAAACCGGCACGACCGGCCATTACGAAGCGGTGCAAATCACGTTTGACCCGGACGTCTTTCCGTATGAGCGGCTGTTGGAGCTGTATTGGTGTCAAATCGACCCGACCGATGACGGCGGCCAGTTTCACGACCGCGGGCCGCAATACCGGACGGCGATTTTTTACCATAACGAAAAACAGCGCCAGCTCGCCGAGCAGTCAAAGCGGGCGCTCGAGGAAAGCGGGCGCTTCTCGAAGCCGATTGTAACGAAAATTTTGCCGGCGACGACGTTTTACCCAGCGGAAGAGTATCATCAAAACTACCATAAGAAAAATCCGGAGCATTACAAGCAAGACCGCGCCGCGTCCGGGCGCGACGAGTTTATCGCCAAACATTGGGGGACGAAACGGTGA
- the pheT_1 gene encoding Phenylalanine--tRNA ligase beta subunit: MLVSYRWLSEYVDLTGVIAAELADRITKSGIEVERVEALDREMNGVVIGHVLECEPHPNADKLRKCLVDLGEGEPVQIICGAPNVAKGQKVAVAKVGAVLPGNFKIKRAKLRGEESNGMICSLQELGVETKVVPKEYADGIFVFPSDAPVGADALEWLGLHDEVLELSLTPNRADCLSMIGVAYEVAAILGREVKLPKAAVKETNENVHDYISVRVEAPEDNPLYAGRIVKNVRIGPSPLWMQARLMAAGIRPHNNVVDITNYILLEYGQPLHAFDYDRLGSQEIVVRRAKAGETIVTLDDVERKLTEDHLVITNGREPVALAGVMGGANSEVRDDTKTVFIEAAYFTSPVIRQAVKDHGLRSEASTRFEKGIDPARTKEALERAAALMAEYAGGEVVGGVVEASVWREEPVAVTVTLERINGVLGTAMSKEEVAVILSNLQFPFTEDNGTFTIDVPSRRRDIAIEEDIIEEVARLYGYDRLPATLPVAEAKPGGLTPHQAKRRRVRRYLEGAGLFQAITYSLTSPDKAARFALETAELVRLALPMSEERSVLRQSLIPHLLEAASYNRARQVENVALYEIGSVYLSKGEGVQPAEKERLAGVLTGLWHAHLWQGEKKAVDFYVAKGILDGLFDLFGLAARIEYKPAKRADLHPGRTAEIALGGKVIGFVGQLHPAVQKEYDLKETYVFELALTDLLNAESEAIRYEPIPRFPSVVRDIALVVDEMVEAGALKQAIAEAGKPLVKDVSLFDVYQGERLPAGKKSLAFSLRFYDPERTLTDEEVTAVYERVLAAVEQQFGAVLRG; the protein is encoded by the coding sequence ATGCTCGTGTCTTACCGTTGGCTGAGCGAGTACGTCGATTTGACGGGGGTCATCGCCGCGGAACTCGCTGATCGCATCACGAAAAGCGGCATTGAAGTCGAGCGGGTTGAGGCGCTCGACCGCGAGATGAACGGCGTCGTCATCGGCCATGTGCTCGAGTGCGAGCCGCACCCGAACGCGGATAAACTGCGGAAATGCCTCGTTGACCTTGGCGAAGGCGAGCCGGTGCAAATCATTTGCGGCGCCCCGAACGTCGCCAAAGGGCAAAAGGTCGCCGTCGCCAAAGTCGGGGCGGTGCTGCCCGGCAATTTCAAAATCAAACGGGCGAAGCTGCGCGGGGAAGAATCGAACGGAATGATTTGTTCGCTCCAAGAGCTCGGCGTCGAAACGAAAGTCGTGCCGAAAGAGTATGCAGACGGCATTTTCGTCTTTCCGAGCGATGCGCCGGTCGGCGCCGATGCACTGGAATGGCTCGGCTTGCACGATGAAGTGCTCGAACTGTCTTTGACGCCCAATCGCGCCGACTGTTTAAGCATGATCGGCGTCGCCTATGAAGTCGCGGCCATTCTCGGACGTGAAGTAAAGCTGCCGAAAGCGGCGGTCAAAGAAACGAACGAAAACGTTCACGACTACATTTCCGTCCGCGTCGAGGCGCCGGAAGACAACCCGCTGTACGCCGGACGGATCGTGAAAAACGTCCGGATCGGCCCGTCGCCGCTTTGGATGCAAGCGCGCTTGATGGCAGCCGGCATTCGCCCGCACAACAACGTCGTCGACATTACGAACTACATTTTGCTTGAGTACGGCCAACCGCTTCATGCGTTTGACTACGACCGCCTCGGTTCGCAGGAAATTGTCGTCCGCCGCGCAAAGGCAGGCGAAACGATTGTCACGCTCGATGATGTCGAACGGAAGCTGACCGAAGACCACCTTGTCATCACGAACGGCCGCGAGCCGGTCGCCTTAGCCGGGGTGATGGGCGGGGCGAATTCGGAAGTGCGCGATGACACGAAAACCGTGTTTATTGAAGCGGCGTACTTTACAAGCCCGGTCATCCGCCAGGCGGTAAAAGACCACGGGCTGCGCAGCGAAGCGAGCACTCGGTTTGAAAAAGGCATCGATCCGGCGCGGACGAAAGAAGCGCTCGAGCGCGCCGCCGCCCTGATGGCCGAATACGCCGGCGGCGAGGTCGTCGGCGGCGTCGTGGAAGCGAGCGTGTGGCGTGAGGAGCCGGTGGCGGTGACGGTCACGCTCGAACGCATCAACGGTGTCCTCGGCACGGCGATGTCGAAAGAGGAAGTGGCCGTGATTCTTTCGAATTTGCAATTTCCGTTCACAGAAGACAACGGAACGTTTACGATCGATGTCCCGTCGCGTCGGCGCGACATTGCGATTGAAGAAGACATCATCGAGGAAGTGGCGCGCCTGTATGGCTACGACCGTCTGCCGGCGACGCTGCCGGTGGCGGAGGCGAAGCCGGGCGGACTCACGCCGCATCAGGCGAAGCGCCGCCGCGTCCGCCGCTATTTGGAAGGGGCGGGCTTGTTCCAAGCCATCACGTATTCGCTCACGAGCCCGGACAAAGCGGCGCGCTTTGCGCTTGAGACGGCCGAATTGGTCCGCTTGGCGCTGCCAATGAGCGAAGAGCGGAGCGTTTTGCGGCAAAGCTTAATTCCGCATCTGCTTGAAGCGGCGAGCTACAACCGCGCCCGCCAAGTCGAGAACGTCGCCTTGTACGAAATCGGCTCTGTTTACTTGTCCAAAGGAGAAGGCGTCCAACCAGCGGAAAAAGAGCGCCTCGCCGGCGTTCTCACCGGCTTATGGCACGCCCATTTATGGCAAGGAGAGAAAAAGGCCGTTGATTTTTACGTTGCCAAAGGCATTTTGGACGGCTTGTTCGACTTGTTTGGACTCGCCGCCCGCATCGAGTACAAGCCGGCCAAGCGCGCCGATTTGCATCCGGGACGGACGGCGGAGATTGCGCTTGGCGGCAAGGTGATCGGCTTTGTCGGCCAGCTCCATCCGGCCGTGCAAAAAGAGTACGATTTAAAAGAAACGTACGTGTTCGAGCTCGCCTTGACCGATCTGTTGAACGCCGAAAGCGAAGCGATCCGCTACGAGCCGATTCCGCGCTTCCCGTCGGTCGTGCGCGACATCGCCTTGGTCGTTGACGAAATGGTCGAAGCCGGCGCCTTGAAGCAGGCGATCGCCGAAGCCGGGAAACCGCTTGTCAAAGACGTCTCCCTCTTTGACGTCTACCAAGGTGAGCGCCTGCCGGCCGGGAAAAAATCGCTCGCCTTCTCGCTCCGCTTCTATGATCCGGAGCGGACGCTCACGGATGAAGAAGTCACGGCCGTCTATGAGCGGGTATTGGCGGCGGTCGAGCAGCAATTTGGCGCCGTGCTGCGCGGGTAA
- a CDS encoding Protein of uncharacterised function (DUF1294), which produces MDMVQYGIAINLLAFFMMGLDKQKAKRRRFRIAERPLWLLAFAGGAIGAAAGMYTFRHKTRHRAFGYGLPLLAAVELFLYWRWMR; this is translated from the coding sequence ATGGATATGGTACAATACGGAATAGCGATCAATCTTCTTGCCTTTTTTATGATGGGGCTCGACAAACAAAAAGCGAAACGCCGCCGCTTTCGCATCGCCGAGCGGCCGCTTTGGCTGCTGGCGTTTGCGGGCGGGGCCATCGGTGCGGCAGCTGGAATGTACACGTTTCGCCATAAAACGCGCCATCGGGCTTTTGGCTATGGCTTGCCGCTGTTGGCAGCGGTGGAGCTGTTTCTCTATTGGCGATGGATGAGGTAG
- the rplT gene encoding 50S ribosomal protein L20 has product MPRVKGGPVTRRRRKKVLKLAKGYFGAKHALYRVANQQVMKSLMYAYRDRRQRKRDFRKLWIARINAAARQNGLSYSRLMHGLKLAGVEVNRKMLADLAVNDQAAFAQLADLAKANLNK; this is encoded by the coding sequence ATGCCACGCGTAAAAGGTGGACCAGTGACGCGCAGACGTCGCAAAAAAGTGTTAAAACTCGCAAAAGGCTATTTCGGCGCGAAACACGCGTTATATAGAGTTGCGAACCAGCAAGTGATGAAATCGCTCATGTATGCGTATCGCGACCGCCGTCAACGGAAGCGCGATTTCCGCAAACTGTGGATCGCCCGCATCAATGCGGCGGCCCGCCAAAACGGCCTGTCGTACAGCCGTTTGATGCACGGCTTGAAATTGGCCGGCGTCGAAGTCAACCGGAAAATGCTCGCCGACTTGGCGGTCAACGACCAAGCGGCGTTTGCCCAACTCGCCGATTTGGCGAAAGCGAACTTGAATAAGTAA